The window TCGACATCGGTCCGCAGCACCCGCGCTCCCCGCGCCGACAACCGGGCGAGCACTCCCGGATCCGGATGCCCGTACCGGTTGTCGGCACCGACCGGCACCACCGCTACCTTGGGTGCCACCGCGTCCAGGAAACCGACGTCCTGGAAGGGCGACCCGTGGTGGGCGACCTTGAGCACGTCCGCCCGCAGCCCGGCCGCCCCGAACCGGTCCAGTAACGCTTCCTGCGAGTCGTGCTCGGCGTCACCGGTCAGCAGGATCCGTACCCCGTCCACGACGGCCAGCAGCATCAGGGAGTTGTTGTTCGGATCGGACCTGGTCCCGACGAACGGCTCGGTCGGACCGAGCACCGTCAACTCGACCGGGCCACGACGGTAACTCCAGCCGGGCGGAACCGGTCCGACCGCGACGCCTCGGGCCGCCGCCGCCAACTGCACCGCGTCCCGGCCGGCGGCCGGCTCCGGCCACGCGGTGGTCGCCACCGCCGAGACCAGACGGTGTCGCAGGACACCGTCGACGCCAGCGACATGGTCGGCGTGGAAGTGACTGATCACCAACAGCGGCACCCGGCTGACGCCGAGACGACGCAGGCACCGGTCGGCCGCAGCCGGGTCCGGGCCGGCGTCGACGACCACAGCGGACCGGGCACCGGCGGGTAGCACCACCACGTCCCCCTGACCCACCGCACAGACCGCCACCACCCAGCCATCCGGTGGCCAGCCCGGCGCGGCGAGCCGCACCGGCAGGGCACCGACCACGGCTCCGACCGCCACCACCGCCAGCACTCGACGGGCGAACCCGTGGCGGGCCAAGACCAGCACAACGACCGTCGACGCGGCGAGGGAGAGCGCACCGACGGCCCCGTCCGGCCACGGCAGCGACCCTGCGGGGACCCGCGCCCCGTACCGGGCCACCGTCACCAGCCACCAGGCCGGCCAGTGACCGAGCCAGGCCAGCAGTTCGGCACCGCCCGGCCAGACCGGTGAGACGACGGCGGTCGCCACCCCGAGCACCGTCGCCGGGGCGATCGCCGGCACCACGAGCAGGTTGGCGGGAACCGCGACCAGGCTGATCAGCCCGGACAGGCCGGCGACGACCGGGGTGCAGGCCAGCTGCGCCGCCGCCGGAATCGCCAACGCGTCCGCCAGCGGAGCGGGAACGCCACGGGCCACCATCGCGTCCCGCCAGCCGGGTGCGAGCAGCAGCAGACCACCGGTCGCCAGTACGGACAGGGCGAACCCCGCGTCTGCGGCCAGCTCCGGATCGACCACGACCAGAACGGCCACGGTCGCGCCGAGCGCCGGCAACGCCGCCCGCCGACGTCCGGTCGCCAGCGCGAGCAGCCCGACCGCACCCATCACCCCGGCCCGTACCACACTGGGCGAGGGACGGGCCAGGATCACGAAGCCGACCAGCGCCACGGCGCACGCGACCGCCGTCAGACCGGGGCCGGCCCGGCACCAGCGCATCCCGAGCAGGACGAACCCGACGACAACCGCGACGTTGGAACCACTCACCGCGACGAGATGGGTCAGCCCGGTAGCCCGGAAGTCCTCCTCCACCGCAGGATCCAGCCGGCTGGTGTCGCCGACGACGAGACCGGGCAACAGGCCACCGGGCTGGTCGGGCAACGGCTCGCAGGCGCGCTGCAGACCCGACCGCAGGACACCTGCCGCCCGCTGCGCCCAACTCGAGGACCCGACCGGCGTCGGATCCTCTCCGGTGGACAGCACGGCGGCGGTCAGATCACCGCCGCGCGGTGGCGCCAACCGGCCGGCGACCCGCACCCGCTGCCCCGGCAGCAGCCCGTCCCAGGCGTTGCTGGTGCCGAGGACGAGCAACCGCACCGGACCGACCAGTCGACCGGCGACGCCGTGGTCGGGCCCGGCGGCCGGCGAGCCGGACAGGCCGGCCAGCCGGACCGGCACCAGCCACAGCGGCGGTCCCGCCACCGCCGACCTGACCCGTCGAGGATCGTCCCGGATCACCACCTCCGCGGTGACCGCCGCCCGGTCGTCGACCAGTGCCGCGAGCGGCCCGGCGTCGCGCGCCGCCACCCGTGCGCCGGCAGCGGCGGCACCGCAGACGACCCCGAGCACCACCGCCATGGCCAGCCAGCCGTACGCGTGGATCCACCTGGTCAGCCGGGGCAGATCGGAGTCGTTGCCGGGCTGCCGGGCCGCCCGGCTGCGGCCGGTGCCCGTACCTCTGGTCAGGTAGACGCCGAGCAGGCCGACCAGCGTCACGCCACCGATGACCAGTGCCGCCGCCAGTTGGGCCGTGCCGCACACCACAGCGAAGGCGGCCAGCCAGCAGGCCACCGCGAACCCGGCCAGCCGCAGATCCGGCGGCCCGACCCGGTTGTCACCGGATGCCTTCACACCGTCACCAGCTCACGCAGTTGGTCGAACCGCGCGTCGCCGATACCGCTGACCTTGCGCAGGTCGTTGACGGACGCGAACCTGCCCACCCGCTCGCGATGGTCGATGATCCGCTGGGCGAGCACCGGGCCGACCCCCGGCAGCGTCTCCAACTGCTGCTGGCTCGCGGCGTTCAGGTCGACCTTGCCGGTCTCGCCCGGCCGGCCGGCGGCAGGGGCAGCCCCGGTCACGGCTCCCGGTGGAGGGGTGACCCCGACCACGACGAGCTCACCGTCCTGGACCGGGCGGGCCAGGTTGAGCCAGGCGATGTCGGTGTCGGGCAGGGTGCCACCGGCCGCCTCCAGGGCATCGGCCACCCGGGCACCGGCCGGCAGGGTCACCAGACCCGGCCGGCGGACCCGACCGGTCACCGCGACGATCAGCTGTGTCGGTCCGCCGGTGCCGGTCGTCCCGGTTCCGGCCGCAGCCGGGCGGCCCTCGGAACTCGGGCCGGTGGCCACGGCCGGAACCGGGACGCCCTGGACCGGGGTGCCGTCGGCGGACGGCACCGGCTCGACCCGGGGTCGCGCCCGCCAGGCGAGCAGCGCGGCGACGGCGACCACCACCACAGCCACGGCGGCGAGTGCCCGTACCCCGCGCCGACCGGGGTCGAAGGCGGGCAGCCGGGCGGTCGCCCCGGGAAAGGCCGGGTCGTCGAGGTCGAGCGGGTCGCCCGACCCGGCCGGATCTGCCCGGTCGCGGTCGGTCGGACCGCTGCGGCCGGTCGGGTCCCCGAAGTCGCGGTCGGACGGACGGACGGGGTCTACCGGCGCCCGTAGGCCGCCATCAGCGGGTGCCCGTAGGCCACCACCGGCGTTTGTCAGTAGGCCGCCGCCGGCGTGGGTCAGCCGGGCCAGCCGTCGTTGGACGGCGTCGTCGTCGATCACGTGCAGAAGCTAGGCCGCCGGCTAGGCCGCCCCGACCGGACTGCGGGCCGGGCTGTGGACGACCAGCGCGTTGTGGACAATGCCCCGTACCGGGCCCCGATCTGCTATGGGCCGGCGGTCAGGAGCCCGCCCGCCGGTGCACCACGACCGAGAGCAGACCGGGGCCGGCGTGTGCGGTCACCACCGCCCCGATCTGCGCCACGTGGACGTCCTGGAGCCGGTCGCCCAGCCGGGAGGTCAGTTCGGCACATAGCGCGGCGGCCCGGTCCGGATCGTCGAGGTGGTGCACGGCGACGTCGACCCGCGACGCGTCGCCGGCCGCGAGACAGGCGAGGTCGACCAGCTTGGCCAGGGCACGGGCGGCGGTACGTACCTTGTCACGCAGCACGATGTGACCGTCCTGCACGTGCAGGATCGGCTTGACCGCCAGCGCCGTACCCAGCAGCGCGGACGCTGCCGTGATCCGACCACCGCGCCGCAGATGCTCCAACGTGTCGACGTAGAAGAAGGTCCGGGTGCGGGCCGCCGCGGCGGTCGCGGCGGCGCTGACCTCGGCCAGGTCGCCCCCGCCGGCCGCCACCGTCGCCGCGGCGAGCGCAGGGAAGCCCAGCCCCATGCCGGTCGAGCCGCTGTCCACCACCGCGACCCGGTCCGGGCCGGTCTGCCGGGCGGCCAGTTCGGCGGCCGCGACCGTGCCGGACAGCCCGGCCGACAGGTGCACCGACACGACGCCGGAGCTGCCGGTGCCCAGCAGTCG is drawn from Micromonospora sp. Llam0 and contains these coding sequences:
- a CDS encoding helix-hairpin-helix domain-containing protein, encoding MIDDDAVQRRLARLTHAGGGLLTNAGGGLRAPADGGLRAPVDPVRPSDRDFGDPTGRSGPTDRDRADPAGSGDPLDLDDPAFPGATARLPAFDPGRRGVRALAAVAVVVVAVAALLAWRARPRVEPVPSADGTPVQGVPVPAVATGPSSEGRPAAAGTGTTGTGGPTQLIVAVTGRVRRPGLVTLPAGARVADALEAAGGTLPDTDIAWLNLARPVQDGELVVVGVTPPPGAVTGAAPAAGRPGETGKVDLNAASQQQLETLPGVGPVLAQRIIDHRERVGRFASVNDLRKVSGIGDARFDQLRELVTV
- a CDS encoding DegV family protein, with translation MSVAVVTDSTAYLPADLAQRHHLTVVPLTVLVDGVERREGLDLTPTEVARALTVRRSAVSTSRPAPEQFAETYRRLLGTGSSGVVSVHLSAGLSGTVAAAELAARQTGPDRVAVVDSGSTGMGLGFPALAAATVAAGGGDLAEVSAAATAAAARTRTFFYVDTLEHLRRGGRITAASALLGTALAVKPILHVQDGHIVLRDKVRTAARALAKLVDLACLAAGDASRVDVAVHHLDDPDRAAALCAELTSRLGDRLQDVHVAQIGAVVTAHAGPGLLSVVVHRRAGS
- a CDS encoding ComEC/Rec2 family competence protein, whose protein sequence is MKASGDNRVGPPDLRLAGFAVACWLAAFAVVCGTAQLAAALVIGGVTLVGLLGVYLTRGTGTGRSRAARQPGNDSDLPRLTRWIHAYGWLAMAVVLGVVCGAAAAGARVAARDAGPLAALVDDRAAVTAEVVIRDDPRRVRSAVAGPPLWLVPVRLAGLSGSPAAGPDHGVAGRLVGPVRLLVLGTSNAWDGLLPGQRVRVAGRLAPPRGGDLTAAVLSTGEDPTPVGSSSWAQRAAGVLRSGLQRACEPLPDQPGGLLPGLVVGDTSRLDPAVEEDFRATGLTHLVAVSGSNVAVVVGFVLLGMRWCRAGPGLTAVACAVALVGFVILARPSPSVVRAGVMGAVGLLALATGRRRAALPALGATVAVLVVVDPELAADAGFALSVLATGGLLLLAPGWRDAMVARGVPAPLADALAIPAAAQLACTPVVAGLSGLISLVAVPANLLVVPAIAPATVLGVATAVVSPVWPGGAELLAWLGHWPAWWLVTVARYGARVPAGSLPWPDGAVGALSLAASTVVVLVLARHGFARRVLAVVAVGAVVGALPVRLAAPGWPPDGWVVAVCAVGQGDVVVLPAGARSAVVVDAGPDPAAADRCLRRLGVSRVPLLVISHFHADHVAGVDGVLRHRLVSAVATTAWPEPAAGRDAVQLAAAARGVAVGPVPPGWSYRRGPVELTVLGPTEPFVGTRSDPNNNSLMLLAVVDGVRILLTGDAEHDSQEALLDRFGAAGLRADVLKVAHHGSPFQDVGFLDAVAPKVAVVPVGADNRYGHPDPGVLARLSARGARVLRTDVDGDLVVVRRGGGLAVSHQRADVTSRTG